One Oryza brachyantha chromosome 3, ObraRS2, whole genome shotgun sequence DNA segment encodes these proteins:
- the LOC102700784 gene encoding two-component response regulator-like PRR73, translated as MGSTCEAGTDEPSQKDVKRVGNGIVENGHSLKAEEEKWGDGTGEDLPDGHSTPPEPQQTDEQKEHQVRIVRWERFLPVKTLRVLLVENDDSTRQVVSALLRKCSYEVIPAENGLHAWQCLEDLQNHIDLVLTEVVMPHLSGIGLLNKITSHKICKDIPVIMMSSNDSMSTVFKCLSKGAVDFLVKPIRKNELKNLWQHVWRRCHSSSGSGSESGIRTQKCTKPKVDDEYENNSGSNHDGDADDNDEDDDDFSVGLNARDGSDNGSGTQSSWTKRAVEIDSPQQMSPDQPSDPADSTCAQVIHPKSEICSNRWLPTANKRSGKKQKENNDDSMGKYLEIGAPRNCSVEYQSSPNEMSVNPTEIQHETLMPQIKSKNKTMREKDSRNTQNEPTTQTVDLISSIARNTEDKQVGRITNAPDCTSKVPDGNDKSRDSLIDMTSEELGLKRLKTAGSANEINDERNILKRSDLSAFTRYHTTVASNQGGAGYGGSCSPQDNSSEALKTDSNCKVKSNSDAAAIKQGSNGSSNNNDMGSSTKNVITKPSSNRGKVILPSAVKATQHTSAFHPVQRQSSPANVIGKDKVDEGIANAVNVGHPGDVQHSFMQHHHHVHYYVHVMTQQQQQPSIEHGLSDAQCGSSNVFDPPIEGHAANYSMNGSISGGHNGSNGQGGASTAPNVGRPNMESANGTMDENGAGGGNGSGSGSGNDMYQSGVCYREAALNKFRQKRKVRNFGKKVRYQSRKRLAEQRPRVRGQFVRQSGQDDQAGQEEDR; from the exons ATGGGTAGCACGTGCGAGGCTGGCACGGATGAGCCTTCCCAAAAGGATGTTAAGAGGGTAGGGAATGGCATCGTGGAGAATGGTCATAGCCTCAAGGCAGAGGAGGAAAAATGGGGGGATGGCACGGGGGAGGACTTACCCGATGGGCACAGTACACCACCAGAGCCCCAGCAAACAGATGAACAGAAGGAGCACCAAGTGCGGATTGTCCGGTGGGAGAGGTTCCTCCCTGTGAAGACGCTAAGGGTCTTGCTGGTGGAGAACGATGACTCTACCCGTCAGGTGGTCAGCGCGCTGCTTCGGAAGTGCTCTTATGAAG TTATCCCTGCTGAAAATGGGTTACATGCATGGCAATGTCTTGAAGATCTGCAAAACCACATTGACCTTGTATTGACTGAGGTTGTAATGCCACATCTATCTGGCATTGGTCTGCTTAATAAGATAACAAGCCACAAAATTTGCAAGGACATTCCGGTGATTA TGATGTCTTCGAATGACTCAATGAGTACAGTCTTTAAATGTTTGTCAAAAGGAGCAGTTGATTTTCTAGTGAAGCCTATACGTAAGAATGAACTTAAGAACCTTTGGCAGCATGTTTGGAGACGATGCCATAGT TCCAGCGGCAGTGGAAGTGAGAGTGGCATCCGGACACAAAAGTGTACCAAACCAAAGGTTGATGATGAATATGAGAATAACAGCGGCAGCAATCATGATGGTGATGCTGATGACaatgatgaagatgatgatgactTTAGTGTTGGACTCAATGCTAGGGATGGCAGTGATAATGGCAGTGGTACTCAA AGTTCATGGACAAAGCGTGCAGTGGAGATTGACAGCCCACAGCAAATGTCTCCTGATCAACCATCTGATCCAGCAGATAGTACTTGTGCGCAAGTAATTCACCCTAAATCAGAGATATGCAGCAACAGGTGGTTACCAACTGCAAATAAAAGGAGcggaaagaaacaaaaagagaatAACG ATGACTCCATGGGGAAGTACTTAGAAATAGGAGCTCCTAGGAATTGTAGTGTGGAGTACCAATCTTCTCCGAATGAGATGTCTGTTAATCCAACAGAAATACAGCATGAGACTCTCATGCCCCAaattaaatcaaaaaataaaacaatgagagAAAAGGATAGTAGGAATACACAGAATGAACCAACTACTCAAACTGTTGATTTGATTAGTTCAATAGCCAGAAACACAGAAGACAAACAAGTAGGTAGAATCACTAATGCACCTGATTGCACCTCCAAGGTTCCAGATGGGAATGATAAAAGCCGTGATTCTCTCATTGATATGACATCTGAAGAGTTGGGTCTGAAGAGATTGAAAACAGCTGGATCTGCAAATGAAATCAACGACGAACGAAATATTCTGAAAAGATCAGATCTCTCAGCATTTACCAg GTACCATACAACTGTGGCTTCTAATCAAGGTGGGGCAGGATACGGGGGAAGCTGTTCACCTCAAGATAACAGCTCAGAGGCTTTGAAAACAGACTCCAACTGCAAGGTGAAGTCAAATTCAGATGCTGCTGCAATAAAGCAAGGCTCCAATGGTAGTAGCAACAACAATGACATGGGCTCCAGTACTAAGAATGTCatcacaaaaccttcttcaaACAGGGGGAAAGTGATTTTACCATCAGCTGTCAAAGCTACCCAACATACATCAGCATTCCATCCTGTGCAGCGTCAATCATCACCTGCTAACGTTATAGGGAAAGACAAAGTTGACGAAGGAATTGCTAATGCAGTTAATGTGGGCCACCCTGGAGATGTGCAGCATAGCTTTATGCAGCACCATCATCATGTTCATTACTATGTCCATGTCATGAcacaacagcaacagcagcccTCCATTGAGCATGGATTATCAGATGCTCAGTGTGGTTCGTCCAATGTGTTTGATCCTCCCATTGAAGGTCATGCGGCAAACTATAGTATGAACGGGAGCATTTCAGGTGGTCATAATGGAAGCAATGGGCAGGGGGGAGCTAGCACTGCTCCCAATGTCGGGAGGCCAAACATGGAAAGTGCTAATGGTACCATGGACGAAAATGGGGCTGGAGGTGGCAATGGAAGTGGGAGTGGCAGTGGTAATGATATGTATCAGAGTGGGGTCTGTTACCGAGAAGCTGCATTAAACAAATTCAGGCAGAAACGGAAAGTGAGGAACTTCGgaaaaaag GTGCGCTATCAAAGTAGAAAGAGGCTGGCTGAGCAGCGTCCACGGGTGCGCGGGCAATTCGTTCGGCAATCTGGACAGGATGATCAAGCAGGTCAAGAGGAAGACAGATAA